In Chloroflexota bacterium, one DNA window encodes the following:
- the fliM gene encoding flagellar motor switch protein FliM: MTEFIESDEGASDNVKQYDFRAPNKFSKEQTRTLQMIHESFARRVSSSLSAHLRATVQVAVASVDQGTYGQFVEQIRNWPLIQVISPDPLPGRMLLEIDATACEIIVDRLLGGHGVASATPRETTEIEANVVRSVAQHLLSGLVEAWNNVVTLTPRLEENPLGSQFVQIAMASDAAVQITFDTRFIEHRGLMRILIPFPTIKPIVSLLSPHAWVAGQERDGADGKQEQLRKHLDKARLNLTARFEPSSVSLGDLSNLALGDVIRLDAALSHELIVMVEGRMKFRARPGTVGTHLAVQITRVVDEPVEQ, translated from the coding sequence GTGACCGAATTCATCGAAAGCGACGAGGGCGCTTCCGATAACGTAAAGCAGTACGACTTTCGCGCGCCGAACAAGTTCTCGAAGGAGCAGACCCGCACGCTCCAGATGATTCACGAGAGCTTCGCGCGCCGCGTCAGTTCGTCGCTCTCGGCGCATCTGCGGGCCACCGTGCAGGTCGCGGTGGCGTCGGTCGATCAGGGCACCTACGGGCAGTTCGTCGAGCAGATTCGCAACTGGCCGTTGATCCAGGTAATCAGCCCCGACCCGCTGCCCGGCCGCATGCTGCTTGAGATCGACGCCACGGCGTGCGAGATCATCGTCGACCGCCTGCTGGGCGGCCATGGCGTTGCCTCGGCCACGCCGCGCGAGACGACGGAAATCGAAGCGAACGTCGTGCGCAGTGTCGCCCAGCATCTGCTGTCGGGCCTGGTCGAAGCGTGGAACAACGTGGTGACCCTGACGCCGCGGCTGGAAGAGAACCCGCTCGGCTCGCAGTTCGTGCAGATCGCGATGGCGTCCGATGCGGCCGTGCAGATCACCTTCGACACGCGCTTTATCGAGCACCGCGGCTTGATGCGCATCCTGATCCCGTTCCCGACGATCAAACCGATTGTCTCCCTGCTGAGCCCGCACGCGTGGGTCGCCGGTCAGGAACGCGACGGAGCGGACGGCAAACAGGAGCAACTGCGCAAGCATTTGGACAAAGCGCGGCTGAACCTCACCGCCCGGTTCGAGCCGAGCAGCGTGTCGCTGGGCGACCTGTCGAACCTGGCGCTCGGCGATGTGATCCGGCTCGACGCCGCCCTGAGCCACGAATTGATCGTGATGGTCGAGGGCCGGATGAAGTTCCGCGCGCGGCCCGGCACGGTGGGAACGCATCTGGCCGTGCAGATCACGCGTGTGGTTGACGAGCCTGTTGAGCAATAA
- the flhB gene encoding flagellar biosynthesis protein FlhB — MAERTEEATPRRKHEAREKGQIARTPELNTAALLLVAFMLFSNSGPSLVGLLQGIMRDSFTHLRLPDFTVDTAGMYLSGFTWRTVSLLAPLIGALMLTGIIASLAQVGFFLSLHPLQPNFSRLNPFTGVSRMFSTHALIELIKSTVKVGIIGWVVYQAIQERIPVISAFGQMDVHASMNQLAGLSVEIGQKTGALVLVLAAVDYLVQRRRMDSELKMTYQELREEMRESEGSPQVKQRMRQRMRQLARRRMMQDVPKADVVITNPTHVAVALKYDPKKMAAPRLLAKGERLLAQHIKELARQHHIPIVENPPLARAINKGVEVGMEIPAGLYQAVAAVLAFVYRLSEQRRAVRA, encoded by the coding sequence ATGGCCGAGCGAACCGAAGAAGCCACCCCGCGACGGAAGCACGAAGCGCGGGAAAAAGGCCAGATCGCGCGCACTCCGGAACTGAACACGGCGGCACTGCTGCTGGTGGCATTCATGCTGTTCAGCAACAGCGGGCCGTCGCTGGTTGGCCTGCTGCAGGGCATCATGCGCGACTCGTTCACGCACTTGCGCTTGCCGGATTTCACGGTGGACACGGCCGGCATGTACCTGTCGGGCTTCACCTGGCGCACGGTCTCGCTGCTGGCGCCGCTGATCGGCGCGCTGATGCTGACCGGCATCATCGCCAGCCTGGCGCAGGTCGGCTTCTTCCTGTCGCTGCACCCGTTGCAGCCCAATTTCTCGCGCCTGAACCCGTTCACCGGCGTCTCACGCATGTTTTCGACTCACGCCCTGATCGAGCTGATCAAATCCACGGTCAAGGTCGGCATCATCGGCTGGGTCGTGTATCAGGCGATCCAGGAGCGCATACCGGTCATCAGCGCATTCGGCCAAATGGACGTGCATGCCTCGATGAACCAACTGGCCGGCCTCAGCGTGGAAATCGGGCAGAAGACCGGCGCGCTGGTGCTCGTGCTGGCGGCGGTGGATTACCTGGTGCAGCGCCGGCGCATGGACTCGGAGTTGAAGATGACGTACCAGGAACTGCGCGAAGAGATGCGCGAGTCGGAAGGCTCGCCGCAGGTCAAGCAGCGCATGCGCCAGCGCATGCGCCAACTGGCGCGGCGGCGCATGATGCAGGACGTGCCGAAGGCCGACGTCGTCATCACCAACCCGACGCACGTTGCCGTGGCGCTGAAGTACGATCCGAAGAAGATGGCCGCGCCGCGCCTGCTCGCCAAGGGCGAGCGGCTGCTGGCCCAGCACATCAAAGAGCTTGCCCGCCAGCACCATATCCCGATTGTGGAGAACCCGCCGCTGGCGCGCGCCATCAACAAGGGCGTTGAGGTTGGCATGGAGATTCCAGCAGGGCTATATCAGGCCGTGGCTGCGGTGCTGGCGTTCGTGTACCGGCTGTCCGAGCAGCGCCGGGCGGTGCGCGCATGA
- a CDS encoding flagellar motor protein MotB gives MAKKHGGDHGGGGGHDGGGSLRWLLTYADMITLLMVFFIVLYSMANTDLKRFAQVAVSLQKAFNQGKSTAVLPGSGNPLGEGATPERDLSVQNFDVVPLRNRQFFAVSTQLSEVARTAGVEGQLDVELTYEGMVVTLSEALLFDSASAELQPGARQTLMKVADVLRPLGNPLRVQAHTDDFSSNSPAFATNWELSSARAVAIARYLAEQANIAPQRLSADAFGQFRPRVANDTASHRAMNRRAEIVVLYAEEGRLSDPPPATPVPTSTPAKGTP, from the coding sequence ATGGCCAAGAAGCACGGCGGCGATCATGGCGGTGGCGGCGGGCACGACGGCGGCGGTTCGCTGCGCTGGCTGCTGACCTACGCCGACATGATCACCCTGCTGATGGTGTTCTTCATCGTGCTCTACTCGATGGCCAACACGGACCTGAAGCGCTTCGCGCAAGTGGCGGTTTCGCTCCAGAAGGCGTTCAACCAGGGCAAGTCGACCGCCGTGCTGCCCGGCTCCGGCAACCCGCTCGGCGAGGGCGCCACCCCGGAGCGCGATCTGAGCGTCCAGAACTTCGACGTGGTGCCCCTGCGCAATCGCCAGTTCTTCGCCGTGAGCACCCAGCTCAGCGAGGTGGCCAGGACGGCGGGCGTCGAAGGGCAGCTCGATGTCGAGTTGACCTACGAAGGCATGGTGGTGACGCTGAGCGAAGCGCTGCTGTTCGACTCCGCCAGCGCGGAACTGCAACCCGGCGCCAGGCAGACGCTGATGAAAGTGGCCGACGTCCTGCGCCCGCTGGGCAACCCGCTGCGCGTGCAGGCGCACACCGACGATTTTTCCAGCAACAGCCCGGCCTTCGCCACCAACTGGGAGCTGTCCAGTGCGCGCGCCGTAGCGATCGCCCGCTATCTGGCCGAGCAAGCCAATATCGCGCCGCAGCGACTGTCGGCCGACGCTTTCGGCCAATTCCGCCCGCGCGTCGCCAACGACACGGCGTCGCATCGCGCGATGAACCGGCGGGCCGAAATCGTGGTGCTGTATGCCGAAGAGGGGCGACTGTCCGACCCGCCGCCAGCCACGCCTGTGCCCACCTCCACTCCCGCGAAAGGCACGCCATGA
- the fliQ gene encoding flagellar biosynthesis protein FliQ — protein MTQSMVVALARDALIMTVALIGPILLVSLVIGLVISMFQAATQINEMTLTFVPKIIAVGAVLVFAGPWMLQMIIAYTTELLSNLHQWVR, from the coding sequence ATGACGCAATCGATGGTTGTCGCGCTGGCGCGGGATGCGCTAATCATGACCGTGGCGCTAATCGGCCCCATCCTGCTGGTCAGCCTGGTAATCGGCCTGGTGATCAGCATGTTCCAGGCGGCAACGCAGATCAACGAGATGACACTGACATTCGTGCCCAAGATCATCGCCGTCGGCGCGGTGCTCGTCTTCGCCGGCCCGTGGATGCTTCAGATGATCATTGCCTACACGACCGAGTTGCTGTCCAACCTGCACCAATGGGTTCGTTGA
- a CDS encoding flagellar FlbD family protein, producing the protein MIKVTRLDHSPIVVNANMIVFVEQSHDTVISLINQDKLVVRESADDVVDRVIAFQRRVHEAPYLLPQVEKHEE; encoded by the coding sequence ATGATAAAAGTGACCCGTCTTGACCATAGTCCCATCGTCGTGAACGCGAATATGATCGTTTTCGTCGAGCAATCGCATGACACAGTCATTTCGCTGATCAACCAGGACAAACTGGTGGTGCGCGAAAGCGCTGACGACGTTGTGGATCGGGTCATTGCGTTTCAGCGGCGGGTCCACGAAGCGCCGTACCTGCTCCCGCAGGTCGAGAAGCACGAGGAGTAA
- a CDS encoding GAF domain-containing protein, whose product MRSTLVSVLQSALSLLGAPFAEIALINPETRKPYIVSSAEPVHLTDNDRFALSMRYLPWIAEHVEPLRIDDVMAGGRPSYAPDPAVAPGWLRSVMGVPLLLGDRVVGALAVASHAVGAFQSDHLDVLGILSAMAAVSINASELHDNLQRRLRETEALASISQSLTRTLDLDEVLSLIVQAALNTITSANKAVIHLLSQHGDELIPKALADRYLRPPNRHRVPVGRGIAGLAVQERRTIYVPDTGADQRYIDMGTTLRSLMCAPLFIGDNVIGSISVDSEETDAFSTDDERMLTAFAHSAALAIQNARMYSDLAQAYREAEQNQQQILESGNTLTAVFDGVADDLYVVGQDYKLITVNRALAARRQLPTIQLVGNRCFEALYNRTAPCNGCTLQTTINGGTQSTWTGRIRRGAQTREFEMQLYPLRAPRSESARAMVFAHDITERRQMESALVQVEKLSAVGRLAAGIAHEINNPMTVVLSNAEMMQDGLPPDDPLREHVELILRAGSRASKIVRNLLEFSGRTQVEFSPTDLHQTIDDTVTLLAHQFKRSRAIIHCEYEATPAIVLGNRDQLQVVWINLLVNALDALSERAADRQIQIHTSNAGDHAMQITINDNGKGVPGDAIPHLFEPFFTTKAPGEGTGLGLYNCYNIIRQHGGDMRVASQINAGTTFTISLPTYP is encoded by the coding sequence TTGCGAAGCACACTGGTCAGCGTGCTGCAAAGCGCGCTGTCGCTGCTGGGCGCGCCGTTTGCCGAAATCGCGCTGATCAACCCGGAAACCCGCAAGCCGTATATCGTCTCGTCGGCCGAGCCTGTGCATCTGACCGACAACGACCGCTTTGCGCTCAGCATGCGCTATCTGCCGTGGATTGCCGAGCATGTCGAGCCGCTGCGGATTGACGACGTGATGGCCGGCGGCCGGCCTTCCTATGCGCCGGATCCCGCCGTCGCGCCCGGTTGGCTGCGCTCCGTGATGGGCGTCCCGCTGCTGCTGGGCGATCGCGTCGTAGGCGCGCTGGCCGTCGCCAGCCATGCGGTGGGGGCATTTCAGTCGGACCACCTTGACGTGCTCGGCATCCTGAGCGCGATGGCCGCCGTGTCGATTAATGCCTCGGAGTTGCACGACAACCTGCAGCGGCGCCTGCGCGAGACGGAGGCGCTCGCCAGTATCAGTCAGAGCCTGACGCGCACGCTGGATCTCGACGAGGTGCTCTCGCTGATCGTGCAGGCCGCGCTCAACACGATCACCAGCGCCAACAAAGCCGTCATTCACCTCTTGAGCCAGCACGGCGACGAGTTGATCCCCAAGGCGCTGGCCGACCGCTACCTGCGCCCGCCCAACCGGCATCGCGTCCCGGTCGGGCGCGGCATCGCCGGCCTGGCGGTGCAGGAGCGCCGCACGATCTACGTGCCCGACACGGGCGCCGATCAGCGCTACATCGACATGGGCACCACGCTGCGCTCGCTGATGTGCGCGCCGTTGTTCATCGGCGACAACGTCATCGGCTCGATCAGCGTCGATAGCGAAGAGACCGACGCGTTCAGCACCGACGACGAGCGCATGCTGACCGCCTTCGCGCACAGCGCCGCGCTGGCCATCCAAAACGCGCGCATGTACAGCGACCTGGCGCAGGCGTACCGCGAGGCCGAGCAAAACCAGCAGCAGATTCTCGAAAGCGGCAACACGCTGACCGCTGTGTTCGACGGCGTGGCGGACGACCTGTATGTCGTCGGGCAGGATTACAAACTCATTACGGTTAACCGGGCGCTGGCCGCCCGCCGGCAGTTGCCGACCATCCAACTGGTTGGCAACCGGTGCTTCGAGGCGCTGTACAACCGCACCGCGCCGTGCAACGGCTGCACGCTCCAGACCACGATCAACGGCGGTACGCAGTCCACGTGGACTGGGCGTATCCGCCGCGGCGCGCAGACACGCGAGTTCGAAATGCAACTGTACCCGCTGCGGGCGCCGCGCAGCGAATCGGCGCGCGCGATGGTTTTTGCCCACGACATCACCGAACGGCGACAGATGGAGTCGGCCCTGGTGCAGGTCGAAAAGCTCAGCGCGGTCGGGCGCCTGGCGGCGGGCATCGCGCACGAGATCAACAACCCGATGACCGTCGTCCTCAGCAATGCCGAGATGATGCAGGACGGGTTGCCGCCCGACGACCCATTGCGCGAGCACGTCGAGTTGATCCTGCGGGCCGGTTCACGCGCCAGCAAGATCGTGCGCAACCTGCTGGAGTTTTCCGGACGCACGCAGGTTGAGTTTTCGCCGACCGACCTGCACCAGACCATTGACGACACGGTGACCCTGCTGGCGCACCAGTTCAAGCGCTCGCGGGCGATCATCCATTGTGAGTACGAGGCGACGCCGGCAATTGTGCTTGGCAACCGCGACCAGTTGCAGGTCGTCTGGATCAATCTGCTGGTTAACGCGCTGGACGCGCTTAGCGAGCGCGCCGCTGACCGGCAGATTCAGATCCATACGAGCAACGCCGGCGATCACGCCATGCAGATCACGATCAACGATAACGGCAAAGGCGTGCCGGGTGACGCCATACCTCACCTATTTGAGCCGTTTTTCACGACCAAGGCGCCCGGCGAAGGCACCGGACTCGGTCTATATAACTGCTACAACATCATTCGACAGCACGGCGGCGACATGCGCGTGGCCAGCCAGATCAATGCGGGGACGACCTTTACCATATCCCTGCCAACCTATCCGTAA
- a CDS encoding flagellar basal body-associated FliL family protein, producing MKRLLKILPLTIVVFVVLFAVYILVPLPIPKPFYIQLDMGGEATATPVAAATVATRRPTPSAESSHALYDMGTRIVNLADTNGRRYLKLAVVLEVSPVDPAFFAAEAVASTAAAKEGKAAAATADAAAAQKLVDSKMAPYKPAMDDLFTSLLSSKNADELFTLDGKNKLKSEMMQKLNGTLKAVKITQLYFTDFLIQ from the coding sequence ATGAAGCGTTTGTTGAAGATTTTGCCGCTCACGATCGTCGTGTTTGTGGTGTTGTTTGCCGTGTATATTTTGGTTCCACTGCCGATCCCCAAGCCGTTCTATATCCAGTTGGATATGGGCGGCGAAGCCACGGCCACCCCGGTGGCCGCGGCAACCGTGGCGACCAGGCGACCGACCCCGTCGGCGGAATCGTCGCACGCGCTGTACGACATGGGCACCCGCATCGTCAACCTGGCCGACACCAACGGCCGGCGCTATCTGAAGCTGGCCGTTGTGCTCGAAGTATCACCGGTCGATCCGGCGTTCTTCGCCGCCGAGGCCGTAGCATCGACGGCCGCGGCCAAAGAAGGCAAGGCGGCCGCCGCCACGGCGGATGCGGCCGCCGCGCAGAAGCTGGTTGATAGCAAGATGGCGCCGTACAAACCGGCGATGGACGACCTGTTCACCTCGCTGCTGTCGAGCAAGAACGCCGATGAGCTCTTTACACTGGACGGCAAGAACAAGCTGAAGAGCGAGATGATGCAGAAGCTGAACGGGACGCTCAAAGCGGTCAAGATTACGCAGTTGTATTTCACCGATTTCCTGATTCAGTAA
- the fliR gene encoding flagellar biosynthetic protein FliR — translation MGSLTTPYLMVYFLVFVRTLTLYTSMPVVSSRVVPVPAKIGLGLLTAFALLPDGRALPVVSGELLPYATAIAQEILAGLVLGFGAQLVFVVMENAAALTGTHTGFGAANAVLHVADFTGNPLSQFYFLFAALLFLVVDGHHQLLIGLDASLQAMPVGTFQLGEATTERLLMLLSTTWVAALRISLPVMGALLAADLALALVSRAVPQMNVFYVGAPLKVGLGLIMLAITLPTIAPVFRSMVGTLAQQSATLLKAVP, via the coding sequence ATGGGTTCGTTGACGACGCCGTACCTCATGGTGTACTTTCTGGTGTTCGTGCGCACGCTCACACTGTACACGAGCATGCCGGTCGTCAGCTCGCGCGTCGTGCCGGTTCCCGCCAAGATCGGGCTTGGCCTGCTGACGGCGTTTGCGCTATTGCCGGACGGCCGCGCGCTGCCAGTCGTGAGCGGCGAGTTGCTGCCGTACGCGACCGCCATTGCGCAGGAGATCCTGGCCGGGCTGGTGCTCGGCTTCGGCGCGCAACTCGTGTTCGTCGTCATGGAAAACGCCGCCGCGCTGACCGGCACGCATACCGGCTTCGGCGCGGCCAACGCCGTCCTGCACGTGGCCGACTTCACCGGCAACCCGCTCAGCCAGTTCTACTTCCTGTTCGCCGCCCTGCTGTTCCTGGTCGTGGACGGGCATCATCAGTTGCTGATCGGGCTCGATGCGTCGCTGCAGGCCATGCCGGTCGGCACATTTCAGTTGGGCGAAGCCACGACCGAGCGCCTGCTGATGCTGTTGTCCACGACGTGGGTGGCGGCCCTGCGCATCAGCCTGCCGGTCATGGGCGCGCTGCTGGCCGCCGATCTGGCGCTGGCGCTGGTCTCGCGCGCCGTGCCGCAGATGAACGTGTTCTACGTCGGCGCGCCGCTGAAGGTCGGGCTAGGTCTGATCATGCTGGCGATCACGCTGCCAACCATTGCGCCGGTCTTCCGGTCGATGGTCGGCACGCTGGCCCAGCAGAGCGCCACGCTGTTGAAAGCCGTGCCGTAA
- the fliN gene encoding flagellar motor switch protein FliN — MNEPTARDGESLTARPAQFAPLMAGNLAIPTSNLSILLDIHLQVAVELGRARLTVKDVLALGPGSVVELDKLAGEPVDLRVNDQLVARGEVVVIDDKFGIRVTEILAAPGTNGDQNRK; from the coding sequence ATGAATGAACCCACTGCACGCGATGGTGAGTCGCTGACGGCCCGCCCGGCCCAATTTGCCCCGCTGATGGCTGGCAATCTGGCCATCCCGACGTCAAACCTGTCGATCCTGCTGGACATCCACCTGCAGGTGGCTGTCGAGCTTGGCCGCGCGCGTCTGACCGTCAAGGACGTGCTGGCGCTCGGCCCTGGCTCCGTGGTCGAGCTCGACAAGCTGGCTGGCGAGCCGGTGGACCTGCGCGTCAACGATCAATTGGTGGCGCGCGGCGAAGTGGTCGTCATCGACGACAAGTTCGGCATCCGCGTGACCGAAATCCTTGCCGCGCCGGGGACCAATGGCGACCAGAATCGCAAGTAG
- the fliO gene encoding flagellar biosynthetic protein FliO, whose protein sequence is MATRIASSVLQRLSALPAHWRWPAIAVAALLGLAVLSTLGAPPASGRAPARPAVAEVTPGPTPLFRDYRELNAALPANADDTPEWQIGLSLVVQLAIVLGLIYLTAWGLKTLRRRTATLTGAGNSMQLIETVALTPQRTLHVVAIGDRRLVLGATDHQISLLTELDPPEPPAGAPVGGSGFESALKTAAQPAATPGEALERLVAKLNNAGKARAE, encoded by the coding sequence ATGGCGACCAGAATCGCAAGTAGCGTATTGCAGCGGCTGTCCGCGCTGCCTGCACACTGGCGCTGGCCGGCCATCGCCGTAGCCGCCCTGCTCGGCCTGGCGGTGCTGAGCACGCTTGGCGCGCCGCCGGCGAGCGGCCGAGCGCCCGCCCGGCCTGCCGTGGCGGAAGTCACGCCCGGCCCCACGCCGCTGTTCCGCGACTACCGCGAATTGAACGCTGCGCTGCCAGCCAACGCCGACGACACGCCGGAATGGCAGATCGGCCTGAGCCTGGTGGTGCAGCTCGCCATCGTGCTCGGCCTGATCTACCTGACGGCCTGGGGACTGAAGACCCTGCGCCGCCGCACGGCCACGCTAACCGGCGCCGGCAACTCCATGCAGTTGATCGAGACGGTGGCCCTGACGCCGCAGCGCACGCTGCACGTGGTCGCCATCGGCGACCGGCGGCTGGTGCTGGGCGCGACCGACCACCAGATCAGCCTGCTGACCGAGCTGGATCCGCCGGAACCGCCCGCCGGCGCGCCGGTCGGCGGATCAGGCTTCGAGTCGGCGCTCAAGACCGCCGCGCAGCCCGCCGCAACACCGGGCGAGGCGCTCGAACGGCTGGTGGCCAAGCTGAATAACGCCGGAAAGGCGCGTGCCGAATGA
- the fliP gene encoding flagellar type III secretion system pore protein FliP (The bacterial flagellar biogenesis protein FliP forms a type III secretion system (T3SS)-type pore required for flagellar assembly.): MRRRASLVRLARQLTHTALRLAALAVVMLSTSACGTSAGLPKIDLSVGGASTPQDLAGGVQILILLTVLALAPSLLVMATPFTRLVIVLSFTRNAIGVPQTPPNQVLVGLALFLTLFISAPMLTQVNDTALQPFARGEIDQDTALARAQAPVRAFMLKQTREKDIALFIFLTRQEAPRTPDDVPTTSLAPAFIISELKTAFQMGFVIFIPFLIIDMVVSSTLMSMGMMMLPPSLVSLPFKVLLFIMVDGWHLLARSLLTSFN, encoded by the coding sequence ATGAGACGCCGCGCATCGCTCGTCCGTCTGGCGCGCCAACTGACACATACCGCGCTGCGCCTGGCCGCGCTGGCGGTAGTCATGCTATCCACATCGGCCTGTGGAACATCGGCGGGACTGCCCAAGATCGACCTGTCGGTCGGCGGCGCATCGACGCCGCAGGACCTGGCCGGCGGCGTGCAGATTCTGATCCTGCTGACCGTGCTGGCGCTGGCGCCGTCGCTGCTGGTGATGGCCACGCCGTTCACACGGCTCGTCATCGTGCTCTCCTTCACGCGCAACGCCATCGGCGTGCCGCAAACGCCGCCCAACCAGGTGCTGGTCGGACTGGCGTTGTTCCTGACGCTGTTCATCAGCGCGCCGATGCTGACGCAGGTCAACGACACGGCGCTGCAGCCGTTTGCGCGCGGCGAAATCGACCAGGACACGGCGCTGGCGCGGGCGCAGGCGCCGGTGCGCGCATTCATGCTCAAGCAGACGCGCGAGAAGGATATTGCGCTGTTCATTTTCCTGACGCGCCAGGAAGCGCCGCGCACGCCCGACGACGTGCCGACCACCAGCCTGGCGCCGGCATTCATCATCAGCGAGCTGAAGACGGCGTTCCAGATGGGCTTTGTCATCTTCATCCCGTTCCTGATCATCGACATGGTCGTGTCGAGCACGCTGATGTCGATGGGCATGATGATGCTGCCGCCGTCGCTCGTTTCGCTGCCGTTCAAGGTCCTGCTGTTCATCATGGTGGACGGCTGGCACCTGCTGGCGCGCTCGCTGTTGACGAGCTTCAACTGA
- a CDS encoding response regulator transcription factor, translated as MNDALASSQQQTRATILVVDDDEEVLRSIELGLRQNYLVLVANNPTLALQVARRDRPALIILDVLMPDMTGIELCRQFRLDPLLVDTPVLFLTARGSTADKIEGLQAGGDDYLTKPYNLQELKLRVQSILRRTGRLTPETKSTVLKVGELTLDTQAREAVTLQKRVLLTPVEYNLLYHLMAHAGEILSPERLLREVWNFPYDTGSPDLVRLHVKNLRGKIELDPSQPLLIRTVRNYGYTISAEPPAGA; from the coding sequence ATGAACGACGCACTAGCCTCCAGCCAGCAGCAGACAAGGGCGACCATCCTGGTCGTCGATGACGACGAAGAGGTTTTGCGCAGCATCGAGTTGGGTCTCCGGCAGAACTACCTCGTGCTGGTGGCAAACAATCCGACCTTGGCGCTGCAAGTCGCCCGCCGCGACCGCCCGGCGTTGATCATCCTCGACGTGCTGATGCCGGACATGACCGGCATCGAGTTATGCCGGCAATTCAGACTCGATCCGCTGCTGGTGGACACGCCGGTGCTGTTCCTGACAGCACGTGGCAGCACCGCCGACAAAATCGAGGGACTGCAGGCCGGCGGCGACGACTACCTGACAAAGCCGTACAACCTGCAGGAATTGAAACTGCGCGTGCAGTCGATCCTGCGCCGTACCGGCCGATTGACGCCGGAGACTAAATCGACTGTGCTCAAAGTCGGCGAGTTGACATTGGACACGCAGGCGCGCGAAGCCGTAACGCTGCAGAAGCGCGTGCTGCTCACGCCGGTCGAGTACAATCTGCTCTACCATTTAATGGCTCACGCCGGCGAGATTCTGTCGCCCGAGCGCCTGCTGCGCGAAGTCTGGAACTTTCCGTATGACACCGGCAGCCCGGATCTGGTGCGCCTGCACGTGAAGAACCTGCGCGGCAAGATCGAACTGGACCCCTCGCAGCCATTGCTGATCCGGACGGTGCGCAACTACGGCTACACGATCTCGGCTGAACCGCCAGCTGGCGCATAG
- a CDS encoding flagellar motor protein: MDIATIIGIVLGFGAMLLAVILEGGSPAALASTSAAVIVFGGTFGTLFISFSLESVLTLPKVLALGFKQQKHNTAELIELLVQLADKARREGLLALESEEDRIDSDYMRKGLRLVVDGVDSHVVREIMETDSALMAERHKAGYSMLDSMGGFAPTMGIIGTVMGLVNVLSNLSDPEHLGEAIAVAFLATLYGVGIANLLFLPLGTKLKSKSAEEQLVHQVILEGVLAIQAGQNARLVQEKLEAFLAPAKRGMAASLPSGESAPAPQEETA, encoded by the coding sequence GTGGATATCGCTACGATCATCGGTATCGTACTCGGTTTCGGCGCGATGCTGCTGGCCGTCATCCTGGAAGGCGGCTCGCCCGCAGCGTTGGCCAGCACCTCGGCCGCCGTCATCGTGTTCGGCGGAACCTTCGGCACGCTTTTCATCTCGTTCTCGCTCGAATCGGTCTTGACGCTGCCCAAAGTGCTGGCGCTGGGATTCAAGCAGCAGAAGCACAACACCGCCGAACTGATCGAACTGCTGGTTCAGTTGGCCGACAAGGCGCGCCGCGAGGGTCTGCTGGCGCTGGAAAGCGAGGAAGACCGCATCGACTCGGACTATATGCGCAAGGGTCTGCGGCTCGTGGTCGACGGCGTTGATTCGCACGTCGTGCGCGAGATCATGGAAACGGACTCCGCGCTGATGGCCGAGCGCCACAAAGCCGGCTACTCGATGCTGGATTCGATGGGCGGCTTTGCGCCGACGATGGGTATCATCGGCACCGTGATGGGCCTGGTCAACGTGCTGAGCAACCTATCGGACCCCGAGCACCTCGGCGAGGCGATCGCCGTGGCGTTCCTCGCCACGCTGTACGGCGTCGGCATAGCCAATCTGCTGTTCCTGCCGCTGGGCACCAAGTTGAAGTCCAAGAGCGCGGAAGAGCAACTCGTGCACCAGGTGATCCTGGAAGGCGTCCTCGCCATTCAGGCCGGCCAGAATGCGCGGCTGGTGCAAGAGAAGCTCGAAGCGTTCCTGGCGCCCGCCAAGCGCGGCATGGCGGCCTCCCTGCCCAGCGGCGAGTCGGCCCCGGCGCCGCAGGAAGAAACGGCGTAG